CGTTACGACCGGTTTTCAGACTCCCCTGACCATGGCCGCCCCGTTCGGCGTTCCAGTGCTTGTGACCAATGATATTCGCCAGGCTGTTGACGTTTTCATCCGCCAGCACGACGACATCGCCCCCCTTGCCGCCATCGCCACCATTCGGGCCACCCCGCGGGACGTGGGCCTCTCTCCGGAAACTGGCACAACCATCTCCGCCGTCTCCGGCTTTACAATAAATGTCAACGCGATCAACAAACATGGGTTTCGTCTACTACTATCAGTCAGCTAACGGGTGATGAAATCAAGGGTTACAACGCATCAGCGGCAGCCCCGCAAAGCGATCCGCCGCTTCTATCTTCCCCGGTTCGGCGTAAAAATCAATGCTGTCTCAGCTCAGGGAGCCCTTTATCTGGACACCCGAACTGGATGAGAAGATCCCAGGGAATGCGTGCGGCATCGAACCAGATATTGTAGATGTTTAAGCGAAAAATACGAGGTCCTCTGATATCAATCTGCAACAAAGCCCGTTGATCGAAGCACTTCGCCAGGGATTTTGAAATAAGCGAGCGGGGTCCCGCGGATTCTTTTGATCATAAACCGCTGCAGGCTGGTCACTTACAGCCCCACAACCCGAATAAAAACGGATTGACCCGTTTTTCGCAGCGCCTTATACTCCCGCTCCCCCACACATGCCCGCAAGGATGCGATAAAGGAATGGCGTGATGAGTTCCCTGCCTGCTAGGTCGGTCATTGAGTTTTCCCAGTTTGATCAGTTACGAGATGCGCGCGAAATTATTTTCAGCGAAGCCGCGGCATTGCGCCAGATGGGCAGTGCGCTGGGTACCGAACTCTGTGACGCCGTCGATCTGATCCTCTCCCGACCGGGAGCCGTCATCTTGACCGGCATGGGCAAAGCGGGACTGATCGCACAGAAAATCTGTGCCACCCTCTCTTCGACGGGAACCCGTTCCCATTTTCTGCACCCCGCGGAAGCGATTCACGGCGACCTCGGTTGCCTGCACCAGGACGACACCGTACTGGCGTTGTCCAACAGTGGAGAGACGGAGGAACTCCGTCGACTCCTGCCGATCATTCAGAAAATGGAGCTCCCCATCATTGGAATTACCGCCCGCGAGACCAGCACCCTCGGTCGTGCTTCCCGGGTCGTACTCTGCCTGGGCGATCTCAAAGAGGCGGGCCCGCATCAGCTGGCGCCCTCCACCACCACCACCGCGATGCTGGCGATGGGCGATGCCCTCTCACTGGTGATCAGCAAGGCCCGCGGTTTTACCCCGCTGCAGTTTGCCACCTTTCATCCCGGCGGCAGCCTGGGCAGACAATTGACACAAATCAACGAAGTGATGCGTCCCCGCGCCGAAGTGCGGGTGACACAGGAATCAACGTCCATTCGCGATGCCTTCGTCCGATTGAGTTCTCCCGGCCGCCGGAGCGGTGCCGTGATCATCGTCGATGGATCCGATCGCGTTACCGGCATCTTCACAGACAGTGACCTGGCCCGTCTGCTGGAAGAACGACGCGACGCTCAGCTCGATCGCCCCATCTGCGAAGTGATGACGCTTAAGCCCACAACCATTCAGGCCGATGCTTCACTGCAGGCCGCCGTCGATCTCCTTAAGGCACGCAAGCTGAGCGAACTGCCCGTGGTCGATCGTCAGAACCAGCTGGCCGGTCTGATTGACATCACCGATGTCATCGGCTGGCAACCCGAAGCCGCCTCGGTTGATCGCCAGGCGGGATAGCACCTTTTCAGTTCATTTCCCTTTCGACTGTTCATCTCACTTAAGTAAGAAACGATTTCCTTTCATACATGACCGCAACCATTCGATATAACAGGAATGGATTGTTCGATCGCCTGATCGCCAACCGGACGCTGCTGACCTGGGTGACTATGCTGTCACTGACGGGAGCGTACCTGGTCTACGCGCAGGTCCTGCGACAGGTGATTAATGGCACGGTCGTGCGGCAGGAGTTTCCCGAAGAGGTCTTTCAGTCTCCCGAATACGCGTCTGCCAATAACGAGCACGCGAAAACGTATCTGCCGGAAATCCCCTGGGCAGCCGATGCCCGCTACCAGTTCAAGGATGAAAACGTTTTCATCTACACCGAACGCTGGCAGCAGGAAGAGGAGAAAAGGGCCGCCCGTCTGAAACCGTTCGCAATGCTGATGTTCGATCCCAAGAAAAAGGATTCGGAAAAGCCCTTCGCGCTGATGAGTGAGGAAGCACTGATCCGCTTCGAGCAGCCGTTCGGTATCAAACAGACCGACCCGGGCCATATGATCGCAGGCTCGCTGGAGGGCTTTGTAAAAATTACAGGACCCAATGGCCTGATCATTTACGGACGTAACTTCTTCTACGATGAATCGTCCATGAACATCTGGAGCGACAGTGAAGTCCGCTTCGC
This is a stretch of genomic DNA from Gimesia chilikensis. It encodes these proteins:
- a CDS encoding KpsF/GutQ family sugar-phosphate isomerase, translating into MSSLPARSVIEFSQFDQLRDAREIIFSEAAALRQMGSALGTELCDAVDLILSRPGAVILTGMGKAGLIAQKICATLSSTGTRSHFLHPAEAIHGDLGCLHQDDTVLALSNSGETEELRRLLPIIQKMELPIIGITARETSTLGRASRVVLCLGDLKEAGPHQLAPSTTTTAMLAMGDALSLVISKARGFTPLQFATFHPGGSLGRQLTQINEVMRPRAEVRVTQESTSIRDAFVRLSSPGRRSGAVIIVDGSDRVTGIFTDSDLARLLEERRDAQLDRPICEVMTLKPTTIQADASLQAAVDLLKARKLSELPVVDRQNQLAGLIDITDVIGWQPEAASVDRQAG